In one window of Pseudooceanicola aestuarii DNA:
- a CDS encoding rcc01693 family protein codes for MTGFDWPGLMRAGMQTLGLNPARFWALTPAELRLLLGAGAPSAAMGRDRLEEMLARFPDAATAGAARDAGNTKGSEDG; via the coding sequence ATGACCGGGTTCGACTGGCCGGGGCTGATGCGCGCAGGGATGCAGACCCTGGGGCTGAACCCGGCGCGGTTCTGGGCGCTGACCCCGGCGGAACTGCGGCTGCTGCTGGGCGCGGGCGCGCCGTCTGCGGCGATGGGGCGCGATCGGTTGGAGGAGATGCTGGCCCGGTTCCCCGACGCGGCCACCGCCGGAGCCGCGCGGGATGCGGGAAACACGAAAGGATCCGAGGATGGATGA
- a CDS encoding DUF3168 domain-containing protein has protein sequence MSYALASGLQEAVFTRLSGDAAVAALTEGKIFDAPPTGHPPPTYVALGPERVRDRSDKGGAGAVHDFTVSVVTTAAGFRAAKEIAGALCDALSGPVPEMSRGYVVALNFRRARARRDEAGQLRRIDLEFRAFVQDD, from the coding sequence ATGAGCTATGCCCTGGCTAGTGGTTTGCAAGAGGCTGTTTTCACGAGGCTTTCAGGCGATGCGGCGGTCGCGGCCCTGACGGAGGGGAAAATCTTTGACGCCCCGCCCACCGGGCACCCGCCACCGACTTATGTCGCGCTTGGCCCGGAAAGGGTCCGCGATCGGTCGGACAAGGGCGGGGCAGGCGCAGTGCATGATTTCACCGTCTCGGTGGTGACCACCGCAGCCGGGTTCCGCGCCGCCAAGGAGATCGCGGGCGCGTTGTGCGATGCGCTGTCCGGGCCGGTCCCGGAGATGTCACGCGGCTACGTCGTGGCCCTGAACTTTCGCCGGGCGCGGGCACGGCGGGACGAAGCCGGGCAGTTGCGCCGGATCGACCTGGAATTCCGCGCCTTCGTGCAGGACGACTGA
- a CDS encoding phage major tail protein, TP901-1 family — protein sequence MAAQNGKDLLIKVDMTDSGQFETLAGLRATRLSFNAESVDVTSLDSQNGWRELLAGAGMRSAAISGAGVFKDAGSDERARQIFFDGEVPDFQVVIPGFGIVEGPFQVTAIEYAGAHDGEATYELSLASAGALSFTAI from the coding sequence ATGGCGGCCCAGAACGGCAAGGATCTGTTGATCAAGGTGGACATGACCGACAGCGGTCAGTTCGAAACGCTGGCAGGGCTGCGCGCGACGCGGCTGAGCTTTAACGCTGAAAGTGTCGATGTGACGTCTTTGGACAGCCAGAACGGGTGGCGGGAGCTGCTGGCGGGGGCGGGCATGCGGTCGGCTGCGATATCCGGGGCGGGGGTGTTCAAGGACGCGGGCAGCGACGAACGCGCGCGGCAGATCTTCTTTGACGGGGAAGTGCCTGATTTTCAGGTTGTCATCCCCGGGTTCGGGATCGTGGAGGGGCCATTCCAGGTGACTGCCATCGAATATGCGGGTGCCCATGACGGAGAGGCGACCTATGAGCTGTCGCTGGCCTCGGCCGGGGCGCTGAGCTTCACGGCGATCTGA
- a CDS encoding gene transfer agent family protein — MANPWAGEVAIVVNGKRRVMKLTLGALAELEAGLGEDSLVALVERFETGAFAAGDILALLVAGLRGGGWQGRTEDLLSAEIEGGPVEAARRAGELLARAFALPEQAGG, encoded by the coding sequence ATGGCGAACCCCTGGGCCGGAGAGGTCGCGATCGTTGTGAACGGCAAGCGGCGGGTGATGAAGCTGACGCTGGGCGCTCTGGCGGAGCTGGAAGCGGGGCTGGGCGAAGATAGCCTGGTCGCGCTGGTGGAGCGGTTCGAGACCGGTGCGTTCGCGGCCGGCGACATCCTGGCATTGCTGGTTGCAGGATTGCGGGGTGGCGGCTGGCAGGGCCGGACGGAGGATCTGCTGTCGGCCGAAATCGAGGGCGGCCCGGTGGAGGCAGCCCGGCGGGCGGGGGAGTTGCTGGCCCGGGCCTTCGCCCTGCCGGAGCAGGCAGGGGGATGA